In Acanthopagrus latus isolate v.2019 chromosome 6, fAcaLat1.1, whole genome shotgun sequence, the genomic window TTTATGTGAGTACCCCAACAACTCATAGAAAAGTTATAATTCAAAACAGCTCACTTTATAATATGTTATTCTCTGTGAAAGTCACCACACCTATAAAATAACATCATTTACATTAATTCAATCTGCCACAACAATGTTAAACCATATTATCATATATGGGGCTATTGCTGGTGATGTGAATGACTCCAGATCTTTCAGACAACATAGAAATCTGCAATTAAAACAGTTAACAGTTGTTGATGTGCTACATAAATACTGtgaatgtattaaaatgttcaatCCACAGAGACATGCACACAGCTGATATACAGAAGCTCATGCCCCCAGCACAGATGTCTCTGCAATAATACAACTGGAGTATATGTGAAAACATAGTGTGCAGTTTCTACTCAGGCCcatgagagctgaccaatcagagcaggcttTGTGGGAGgtgggggccttaaagagacaggcaccaTGTAGACACCCAAAATCAAAGTATTCTTTGAAAGCATTCAAAAGGGAGATTCTTCTGTTGAGGacatatttatgtaaaatagtgatttttttccatcctcaagagaagagagaaaacctgcagcctcACCAGGTAGACATGTTCTTTATCCTGGAAGGCATGGAGAAGCTGTGGGAGCCAGGGACTGCTGTTCAGAGCCAGGATCCTCCGCTCTTCCTCATGAAAAACCACCTAGAGAAGAATTGAAAAGGAATATGTATTAGAACGCAATAGCATAGCTGCAATTGTTACTATGATTAACATATCAGCCATATATCAGGCTACCATCTTGAGCACTTTAATGGGGTTTAAATGTATTCTAAACTTGCAGGGCTATTCAGTTAAATCGTAGGACACCTTAATGCACATATTACACTGTTGGGTGATAACGATTGCTGCTCTCCTTTCCTGGTTTCAGTTCAGCTTGCTAGATGGGTTGCCATTTAGAATTATGTTAAGTAATTACAGGTGGCAtgagcaaaacatttcttgttCAGACAAGTTGCTCATTGTATTGCTCACTCAAGAATCATGTCACAGCTCATGTACTATTCTGACTCAGATCTGCTCTATTAGTCACATGCCAGAGTGCACAGCTGTGGAATAATGTGCCCACATTTGCTCTGTTGTATTTAACCCTACAACACCCTCCAGTGGGCCTTTTACAGACTGCAACTTTGGGACACCATGATGGCTGATATAccaaaaaatgaatgcaaaaatTAAAATCACTACACTTGCATAACACTTTTATGTGTCCTACAACTGAAGTTGTGCACATGCTCTTCTTCTTGACTACTTTCTAatcattattcatgtttatatGGTGATAAACAGCACAGTTTTGTAGTCAGTATTTGACAGTGTcaatattatatacatattttttaaatccttcGTTCATTTGAATGTCCATGTCATGGTTATATGAAACGTGTCTAAAGTCAATTCTGAACCTTTACAATTCCCAAATCATAACTCCTGCAGCAACTGAGCCTGGCTTCAGCTTTTGATAGTGGTTGAAAGAAATGCTCAGAAAAAATAGGCCACcgcagacattttgatttgtcacagcagggaaagcacaggtgttactaacaACATTAACAATGGCTTCATGTCCAAGCAAGCCATGAcaatgtgacagtgagccagcatgcagagtaccaggaccatgaaactgAAGCCACTAAATTGAATTTAGCAGCCCTTTAATCTATTACTTTCCCCTGAGTTTTTCCTACTGTCACATATAACAATGTCATCCATATAGAGGACCTAGGATGTGGAaaagctgcaacaaaacaaacaaaaaaaaatgccagtgaCCTTTCTAAAaggtattttctttattctacTGCTAAAGTATAGTCAGCTCAATATGAACCTTACATTTTCTTGAGTGCGTAACACTGTCTTCTTCATGACTTTCAGGGCACAGACATCCCCAGTGGCCTTCTCCCTGACCACTTGGACTTCGGCGAAGTGACCACGACCCACCACTGCACGCACTTCAAAATCATTAAGACAAGGCTGCAGGTCCTGCAGCTCGGAGACCACTTCAGAAACTGTTTcagaagacacacacaagaaacacataGAGGTTTACACCTATAAACTCTACGGAATGAGGTGAAACAACTACATATACAGTTACATGCTGGTACAGTTCTTAAATAAGTTCTCCAAAAATCTGGCTGGTCTTGATATCAACATGCCAATAATGGTTCTCTGGCCTGTATTTGCTGACTGTGGAATCAGATTTAAGTGATCATTTTTTGGGATGATTTGATATTATGATGTGAAAATGGTGAACTAGAAACAGAATAAGAGCATCATGGTATGCAAAACAGCAACTGTAAATGGAGGTATACAAAATAATCAGATGTGCCTTAAAGTAGAGCTAAATACTGAAAAAAGTCAAGCAATGTCGTGGAGAAAAAATTGGAATGGCCACAAATatcaaacaaagacattttacacaTGTGCAAATTATATGCTTACACTTCTTGACAAAGTTTGCCACATGATGTATCTTCATAAGTTCTGGGGCGGTGCACTCTTGGtacagaagcagcagcgcctCCAGAAACTCTTCCCGACCTACAGTGCATCCTCCCTGCTGCCCACACAGGCTGACTCGGCCCTGAGGACAATACATaaacacaggaagaggaagtcagCTACTGACAGTTGATGTTGCTGATTTCGAACTGTCCAAAGTATTTGAGGCGATACACATATACTGTTGGCAGAATTGGGACACCTAAAGGACACATTGCTTTACCTGAAACACCTGATTGAGTCGTGAGCTGCGGCAGGTGATGGGCTCCGCAGACGATGGCAGCGTTTTCAGGCTTCCCTGACTCACATATTTGAACTTCAACATGGCTTCTTGACAGCAGATAACCTgtgcaaattaaacaaagtAGGTCGAGGTTTACTTAAATATAATACGTTAGTTTGTTAATGACATTCAGTAGTATGCGGTTCAGGCAAGACCACGGAAATAATCTGTCAACAGATGTCAACAAAGCGTcccgttagcatgctaagttaACGTTGGCTAGCTTTGTCTAACATCGCTAACAGACAAAACGTTAATGCGACACGCAAGAGTATCGTTCGGATATATTtacagagacaaaacaatatGGTATAACATTACTCACCAGATTGCCATGCAGGTAACTAGACTTTTAATACATAGAGAAACATTGACGTGCTAGAGAGCACACTATTTTCCTCTCGGCCAACGTTGTTTCCGGTCAACTTTCAAATTTTGCGCGTTCTCTGCCCACCTCTCGAGCCTGCTGAATGAGGGCGGggtctgattggttggctggtATTTTCTGGGCGGGTCCAGCTATTGTTTTAACCCAATGACTGCTGTTGAATTGCTTGCTGTTGAATGGAGGTGGCGTTTGATTGGAACACTGGAGTTTTATGGGCGGGCgcagctgttgttttaaacCAATGACTGATTTGTCACCCAGCGCTGTCCCTGTTGCCTACCTCAAGAATGAAAGACCCTCTCACAGAAGAAAGGTATTTTTGATGTTTGACATCATACGCTGTGATGACCCAATAAGTATCATAcagtaatatttaaaaaatactaataatattGCACACATAGCTGCTAATAATTTTAAATACCTTCTCTGACCAATTTTATATTGTAGTTGAAAAAAGGGGAGAAGTATTGTAATTTCTAATTTTCAGTAGTCTTTGTAGCGTTTTTTGGGAGATCAGGGGAGGTAGTCTGTTTTACTTCAGCCTCCCCTTACAAGATTTACCATCTATTAAAGAGATCAAGTAGTTACATCCAAAGGTTTATTTTGCATGTGCCCACAGCTGAGTATGGTTCATGAAGGTGTGTTTTGAACGCAGAAGATCAATTCCATCTGTGTCGGagctttatttttccacatcagCATCAAACAGGCAGCTGATGTCTGTtttgaaaaacataatttgaGCAGATCTTATTAGTAAGTACTGATTGAATATCTCTGGGGGCTTTTTTCACTCTcttctaaaatgttttgaacCAATCTATGGAAGTTGTTGATTCAACTTAATATGTCAAGTGTGTTGACCTTGTGCATTCAGCCCAATTATTCAGACAAGGTTCAGTTAACACAATTTTAAAGCAGTAGGGGAACTTTGATTAAACTGAACCAGctcaaaaaaaatgtacagcatAGATCTTTCAGAAAAAGGATTATGAACAAACTAAAGTGTCCCATAACTGATGATGCCATGTTGGAACTGCCGTCAGTCAACACTGTAATGCAAATCCACTTTAAGATGaatttatcaaaacatttgcGGCCAAGATCTAACATAGGACCTCCCTTTTCAGATGACACTAAATAGCAAATTCAGAGCCCTTCCCAGTCCTACAATTTTTGTACTGTTCCTAAACTGACCATTATGCCTAGAAaggagtgcccctttaaccaTAATTACCGCAATCTTTTTGATGCTGTATCTCAGTCTAAACTATCACCATTACTCCTTATTAGCCTCATAAACCACCTTGCAAACTTAAGAATACTCTCAACAACGCATATCCCTAATATTTCCTTATGCACATGCAATAATTTACACATAACCAaaatcaggaccaaaacctTTATTTCCAACAGATTTACATGTTTCATTGTTGTCAGTTTTCCGAACTTGCTTAGTCAGATATTCTAGGCTAACAGGGGGCATAGTGGAGCGATCAGGGACTGGCAAGCTGCCTTCAGCTTGCCCCTGTTGGTGTAGGACGTGCTGGAGGTGTTGGGTTTAAGCCTGGGGTTGAGTTTGAGATTTGGGGTTAGGAGCAGGATTAGGGTTGGGAGTAGGGTTTGGATTGGGATTTGGATTAGGATTGGGAGTGGGAGTGGGATTGGGAGGTGTGGGGGCAGGGGCTGGGGCAGGGGCTGGGGCAGGGGCTGGGGCAGGGGCAGGGGCTGGAACAATATAGCACCCTCTCTTGTGCCACTGCATGTCCCGCACACGTCGGACGGACTGGATCTGAGGTGCAGTGGCTCCCCAGTCGTTCCAGTGCTTGAATTCTCCCTGCTCAAACACATACTGGCGCCCTCTGTAGCCTGGATACATATATCCCACCCACCttcagaggggagagaaaaagtagTGTACATACTTTCTGGGACTTAATAATGACACAGTAAGAATAAgaattcttctttaaaaaacaaaatcactggGGAGGTTGCAGCTTACGTTCCATTGATAACCTTAGCACTGGCCACACGGTCTTGGAAACCATAAGCCCACAGACTGGGGACATCATCGTCGACAATCTCCATCTTTCTACCTTCATAGCCTGCGTTCTCAAACAGGTGGAGTTTATGATCGGCGCTGTCCTGCAGGGACAAACAACAGATCTGAGCATGACAGTAACTTACCCCTGCTAATGTTAACAGTAGTTAAGTAAAAAgtagtaaaaagtacatttactcaagtactgttatTCAGTTAAAACTGAACTGTACTTGTAGCTAACTTAAGAATTTCCAATTTATGTTACTTTATACTACACTGCATTAAAGGACTAATATTATACTTTTCACTGCAACATTCGTCTGACAGCTtgagttacttttcagattcctgtccagtgaaaaccgTCGTTCTCcaaatgtattgattttgaatGTGATGAACTAAAGGACCAAGTATTTCTTTATGGATTGGGAAAATTTTCCTACTTATAGATTTATAAActgcgagaaaaaaaaacctcttggaTTGGGTCAAATAACGCATCGTCACAAGGAAAACCTGAAAGATACCCGCTGCTCACATGACGGtgacgccacacacacacacacacacacacacacacacagtacaatcTTACAAAATGCTATTTGCACTTTGGTGGATCAAACTACCCAACAGTATATAAAGAACTTAAAATGCTCAACTATAAACATCCACAGCAGTAAAACGCAACATAAACAATGTgtgaataataatgatttaGTGATATAAAGTATAATATCATAGTATTCAGTCTACATTATAAGTACTctaagtacattttgctgataatacttGCATACAagttttaaatgcaggactttcTCTGGTagtggagtattttcacagtgtggtttAAATACTTCTACTTGAGTTCTGGACCTAAGTATTTCTTCCATCACTGAATGTTGCACCGGTTATACTGACCACTTTCAGAGGCCTGAATGAGCAGAGGCTGTAGAAACTCTGGCAGTTGGTCCAGGTGCTCCACCGAGGATACTCCCC contains:
- the LOC119021090 gene encoding beta-crystallin B3-like, whose product is MGRAGQRLPVCQGQRGKPIEKQCDGHNGCDRLAASTGFLLLWPEINHKYPHWPQPTARQASTPTHTLILRQTGEREKKEKRRRAWLVRGAVKHKPSREKMTEQQGNPDQLPAEKGQGGAGATYKLAVFEYENFRGKKVELSGECKDAFEKTQRIGSVIVESGPWVGFERPGYAGEQFVLEKGEYPRWSTWTNCQSFYSLCSFRPLKVDSADHKLHLFENAGYEGRKMEIVDDDVPSLWAYGFQDRVASAKVINGTWVGYMYPGYRGRQYVFEQGEFKHWNDWGATAPQIQSVRRVRDMQWHKRGCYIVPAPAPAPAPAPAPAPAPAPTPPNPTPTPNPNPNPNPNPTPNPNPAPNPKSQTQPQA